The Streptomyces sp. NBC_01363 region GCGACGCCCTGCGGGAGGCCCTGCTGCACCTGGGCGCGGCACCCGTTCAGGGCGGTCTGTACGTCGCCGCCAACCCCATCGCCGATCTGGTCGAGGCCCAGGCCCGCCATCTCGACGTGCTCGGCGCCGTCGCCTTCTTCACCAGCACCGATCTGCGCATCGGAGACATCGACGACCCTCGCCAACTGGCCGCCACCATCTGGCCCTTGGATGAGATCGCCGCCCGGCACGAACATTTCGCCGCCTTTGCCGAGACCTGCGCCGACCGACTGGCGCGCGGATCGGACCTGTCCGGGGCCGAGCGGCTCACCCTGGCTGTGGAACTCGCCGCGGAGTTCAGCCGTGCCATGACCCCCGATCCACTGCTGCCCCCGGAGCTGCTGCCCCGGCCCTGGCCCGGTAGTCGCGCCCGCCGACTTGCCCGGGAACGCTGGGCTGCTCTCCGTGCTCTCCCCGCCGCCCAGGGCAACCCCACGTCACTGCCTCGCCTGTTCCGCCTCTACAGTGACGCGATCACCCGGCCCGACGGGCGGTGATACGCGTCGGAAGTCCGTGGTGGGCGCCGCTCACGGGAGAACGGCACCATGCTGTGCTCGTCACGGTCGGGAACGTGATCCGCAAGCGGCTCGATCGTGCCTGAGGGGCTGTCGGGTGGCCGGTTGATTGCGCGGCGATGAGGTCCTCGACGGTCTTGGCTCGGGCGGTCCTGCGGTGGGATTCATGGCTCCACCGCGATGGCTGACCGGCGAGCCGGACGAGCATCAGGCGGATCATCGCTACCTTGATCATGGCCTCGGAGGTTGCCGTCAACCGTTCGTAGTCGCGGGCCGGCCGACGGATTCGGGCCAGCCAGCCCAAACTTCGCTCCACCACCCAGCGGCGAGCCGGGCCAGGACGGTGCGGCCTCCGGCCCGGTCCTGCACGGAAGCGGAGGTGACGGCGACGACCAGCAGCAGGCCCATCGTGTCCACGATCACGTGTCTCGCCACCATCCGCGGGTGATCCGATCCGTCCACCCGACCACGATGCGGCCTGCCTCCTCGTGCTGGTCAGTCGGGGGAGGCGAGCGTGCCGGTCACCGTGGTGGACGGGTGCCCCATGGTGACGGTGCGGATCAGTGTCGGCCGGGCCGGGACGGTCAGCTCCGTGCAGTGCGGGGCCAGGGCCTGGTGGACGGCATCCACGGCGACGGCGTGCTCGTGCAGGTCGGTGCGCCGTGATGAACATCGTCCACAGCCGCATCGAACCCGAACACCTCCCGCGCGCGTCCGGAGCGCTCATCCTGCTCAACACCGTGGGCGGCTCGGTCGGCACCGCTGCCCGCGCCGTGGTCCTGCAGAACCGGCTGTTCACCCGCGGGCCGGACATCTCCGGGGCGCTCGGCGATCCCTTCTGGTGGGTGCTCGGCTTCTGCCTGTTCGCCGCCGCCGGAGCCACGAGGCTGCCCCGGACCGGGTCGCGAAGTCATGACGTGACCGCCGATCGCTGACCGGTGGTCATGGGACCGCGCGGCTCTGATAGGTTCCGGGCCTTGATCCGACGGGTCAGTCGATCCTGTCAGTGGTACTGGGGAGGGGGCTCCGTGGGCCGGGTGCCGTCATGGTTGCGCAAACCGCTGTTCATAGGGGTGCCGCTCGTGCTGGTGGCCACCGGGGCGGTGTTCTTCCTCGGTGCCGACCGGTCGGACGGCAGTGGTCATGCGGCGGCGAACCGGGCGCAGTTGAAGCGTGCCTGTGCGGGATTGCTGCCGTACGAGGAGCTGCGGGGTCTCGTGCCCGACGACGTGGCCGGCGCGGTCGGTCAGTACGGCACCATGCTCCGGCCCGATGAGGACAGCCGCTCCCTGGTGAACTGCTCCGTCACCTGGCCGGGGCACGGCTCGGTGCGGGTGCGGGCCGTCGCGCTCATCTCCCGGATGCCGATGACGGTGCGGGCCGAGGACATCCTGCCCGGCGGTGACGACGAGGGGTACGAGGCGCCCGGAGTCACCGGCAGGGCGGGCAAGGACGGGCGCGCATGGGTCGTCGCCGAGTGCCCCGGCGGGCTGGAGGGGCGGGTCCGTGAGGTGTCCGGGATGTATGTGACGGCCGATGTCGATCTGCCCGTTTCCGGCAAGGGGGAGTCGGCCGAGCACCTCACCGACTTCCGTACTGCAGTCCAGGTCGCCAACGGGATCACCGCCGCTCAGAAATGCGGTGGCTCGCCGCTGAGGACGCCCACCCGGGTCGTCGACACGTACGAGGCCCATGTCACCACGGACGCGGACGGCGGCAACATGGAGGTCGTGGGGATCGACGAGCCGGGCCTGGGCGTGAGGAAGTGCCGGGGGCTCGGCGAGCGCGCGGGCTTTCCCGGCAAGTGGACCGCCAGTGGCGATCTGCAGGACTCACGGCTGCTGAGCGTCTGCGACGCCACCATCCTGGACCGCAAGGACCCGGCAAACACCGATCCCACACCGCCCGACGGCGCGGTCGTCGAGGTCTCGGCGGCAAGTTGGGCCGGGCCGCTCGGTGAGTCCGCCAACGGCCAGTACTACCGTACCGGCGACAGCTTCGGCTTCCGCGAAGGGGAGCGGACGAAGGTCATCCCCGACTCGGAGCCGCACGAACTCGCCCTGTGGGCACGGTCGGAGTGCGCCGCGGGCACCACGTACCACCGGGTCACCGTCCGCACGGAGACCTCCAGCCTCAGTTCGCGCACGCTCGGTGAGGCGGAGCGGACCACGTTCTCCGAGGACGCCCGCAAGCTGATGGACAGCTATCTCGCCGACCCAGGCGGCTGGCCCGAGCAGCAGCGGTGCCATGAAACCGAGATCCTTGGAGAGGTGGAGGGATGGCGGTGAGGCGGATCGTCCTCCGGGCGGTCGCGGCCCTGGTCGCCGCGGCCGTCGCCGTCGCCGGGTACCTCCTGGTGCACGGCGACTTCCAGCGCTGGAGCGACGAGTCGGCACTCGACGGAGCCTGCGACGGCCTGCTCGACCGGAATGCGGTGCGCGGCGTCCTCGGGCCGGGGGCCGTCGAGGTCGAGCACGAAACAGGCGGTACGGGCCTGGTGGGCTGCGAGGTGCACGTCCAGGACGGCGGCACCGCCGAGATCCGTGTCCTCGACACCGCACACGTCGGACGGCGCTCGGACTCCCTCTATACGGGTTCGTCGAGTGCGCTCGCCGTACCGGTCGGCCACGGTTGGACGGGGCTCTTCGGG contains the following coding sequences:
- a CDS encoding PaaX family transcriptional regulator C-terminal domain-containing protein; amino-acid sequence: MNHARQDHAQQDHAHRPEIPTRLLVHALVREDGTVDAGELYAVAGLLGMTDQQVRLCVKRLVTEGRFIQDGRGRKAVLRAGADAATDAVAPDADHVRYAYQQDRGLAPWSGTWHLFAFAIPEARRTARDALREALLHLGAAPVQGGLYVAANPIADLVEAQARHLDVLGAVAFFTSTDLRIGDIDDPRQLAATIWPLDEIAARHEHFAAFAETCADRLARGSDLSGAERLTLAVELAAEFSRAMTPDPLLPPELLPRPWPGSRARRLARERWAALRALPAAQGNPTSLPRLFRLYSDAITRPDGR